Proteins encoded within one genomic window of Aspergillus nidulans FGSC A4 chromosome VII:
- a CDS encoding mitochondrial 37S ribosomal protein RSM24 (transcript_id=CADANIAT00008614), translating into MVLLTRYLGRSARIVARRGPIAIQHRPFSASAPTFLPEDPPDPVPPKDPRPEDLPPAPEYSPELLSKEERQYYDMLSPEEREEFDAEHRRAVEEFNDPKARKAMFDEIEKEVNNIDRQIPLRFTEPPGKPRGFWARDEDDEFGIVEDEDDFHNDEITSMAHAEVELHREVREYARITAWDMPLLSKLAKPFTLPPETHILRFRYTTYMGESHPAENKVVVELSSSDLVPRYLTEAQRQTLLKLVGPRYNPDTDIIRMSCEKFDTRAQNKRYLGDLIETLLKEAKEGDSFADIPLDLRHHKPKKTLQFPKEWIMTEERKKQLEATRAERKRLEQQRQGVVDGNAVIAQAVKTLPALNPALKAHATAEREKVAVKVGARGQKQKLR; encoded by the exons ATGGTCTTATTAACGAGGTACCTGGGCCGCTCCGCTCGGATAGTGGCCCGTAGAGGCCCAATCGCTATTCAACATCGTCctttctctgcctccgcaCCGACATTCCTACCCGAAGATCCCCCAGACCCCGTTCCTCCGAAAGACCCTCGTCCTGAAGACCTGCCGCCAGCGCCAGAGTACTCGCCGGAGCTATTATCCAAGGAAGAGCGTCAGTACTATGACATGTTGTCTCCGGAAGAGCGCGAGGAGTTCGACGCCGAGCACCGCAGAGCTGTCGAAGAATTCAACGACCCCAAAGCGCGAAAGGCGATGTTTGATGAGATCGAGAAAGAGGTGAACAATATCGACAGGCAGATTCCCCTCCGATTTACGGAGCCTCCTGGAAAACCTCGCGGTTTTTGGGcgagagatgaagacgatgaatTCGGTATcgtggaagacgaagatgattTCCACAACGATGAAATCACTTCTATGGCGCATGCGGAGGTTGAGTTACATCGTGAAGTGAGAGAATACGCTAGAATCACCGCATGGGACATGCCACTCTTAAGCA AGTTGGCTAAGCCTTTCACCCTCCCTCCCGAAACTCACATTCTACGCTTCCGTTACACCACATACATGGGTGAGTCGCACCCGGCCGAGAATAAGGTCGTCGTCGAACTCTCCAGCAGCGATCTCGTCCCCAGGTACCTCACCGAGGCGCAGCGCCAAACCCTCCTCAAGCTGGTCGGCCCCCGCTACAACCCTGATACAGACATCATCCGTATGTCCTGCGAGAAATTTGACACCCGCGCCCAGAACAAGCGTTATCTAGGAGATCTCATCGAGACCCTGCtcaaggaggccaaggaagGCGACTCATTCGCCGACATACCTCTCGACCTCCGTCACCACAAGCCGAAGAAGACGCTGCAGTTCCCGAAAGAATGGATCATGACTGAGGAGCGCAAGAAGCAACTCGAGGCTACCCGTGCTGAGCGAAAACGTCTTGAGCAACAGAGACAGGGTGTTGTAGATGGAAATGCGGTCATTGCGCAGGCGGTCAAGACACTTCCCGCTCTAAATCCTGCCCTGAAGGCTCATGCGACGGCGGAGCGCGAGAAGGTTGCTGTGAAAGTCGGGGCTAGGGggcagaagcagaagctaCGCTAG
- the has1 gene encoding ATP-dependent RNA helicase HAS1 (transcript_id=CADANIAT00008609): protein MPAAVDTAKTISKKRKRKHGGSAREATDNGVATSPAENGVEGKATETTTELTKDKDVELAKKVVKEEAQKKRKVSHSPSDEEESESEDEEKKEEDEKDNVKEDSGKANVPDLPSVDAVSLPQPDGGPKKFTELGLSEKTLQGIKEMGFETMTEIQQRTIPPLLAGRDVLGAAKTGSGKTLAFLIPAIEMLSALRFKPRNGTGVIVVSPTRELALQIFGVARELLTAHSQTYGIVIGGANRRAEAEKLTKGVNLLIATPGRLLDHLQNTPGFVFKNLKTLVIDEADRILEVGFEDEMRQIIKILPNEDRQTMLFSATQTTKVEDLARISLRPGPLYINVDHRKEHSTVEGLEQGYVICEADKRFLLLFSFLKRNLKKKIIVFFSSCNCVKYHAELLNYIDLPVLDLHGKQKQQKRTNTFFEFCNAKQGVLICTDVAARGLDIPAVDWIIQFDPPDDTRDYIHRVGRTARGANGRGRSLMFLQPSEVGFLKYLKEARVPVVEFDFPAKKIVNVQSQLEKLISQNYYLNKSAKDGYRSYLQAYASHSLRSVFDVHKLDLVKVAKSFGFSTPPRIDIQLGSSLSRDKKQQQQGRRSYGSQPKGLKFKRKHEDD from the exons ATGCCGGCCGCCGTGGATACTGCCAAAACCATCTcaaagaagcgcaagagaaAGCACGGAGGAAGCGCTCGCGAAGCCACTGACAATGGAGTTGCTACCTCGCCTGCTGAAAATGGAGTGGAGGGCAAGGCAACTGAGACTACGACTGAGTTAaccaaggacaaggatgTTGAGCTTGCGAAAAAGGTTGTGAAGGAGGAAGCACAAAAAAAGCGAAAAGTGAGCCATTCGCctagcgacgaggaggagagcgagagtgaagacgaggagaagaaggaagaggacgagaaggataATGTAAAAGAGGATTCTGGAAAGGCGAACGTACCAGATCTTCCCTCTGTTGATGCGGTTAGCCTACCGCAGCCCGATGGGGGCCCCAAGAAGTTCACAGAGTTGGGTCTTTCGGAGAAGACGCTTCAAGGTATTAAGGAGATGGGATTTGAGACAATGACGGAAATCCAACAACGGACAATCCCTCCGCTCCTCGCGGGCCGTGATGTTCTTGGTGCTGCGAAGACAGGATCTGGAAAGACATTGGCATTCTTGATTCCCGCCATTGAGATGCTCAGTGCGCTGCGGTTTAAGCCTAGGAACG GAACCGGTGTTATTGTGGTCTCCCCAACGCGCGAGCTGGCTCTGCAGATTTTCGGCGTGGCAAGGGAACTTCTCACGGCACACAGCCAGACATATGGTATCGTTATTGGGGGCGCAAACCGACGAGCAGAAGCGGAGAAGCTTACAAAGGGTGTTAATCTACTCATTGCGACACCTGGTCGTCTACTCGATCATCTGCAGAACACCCCCGGCTTTGTCTTCAAAAACCTGAAGACCTTAGTCATCGACGAAGCGGACCGAATCCTGGAAGTCGGTTTCGAGGATGAGATGCGCCAGATTATCAAGATCCTCCCCAACGAAGACAGACAGACTATGCTGTTTTCTGCCACCCAGACCACAAAAGTCGAGGACTTGGCGCGGATATCGCTCCGACCGGGACCTCTGTATATCAACGTCGATCACAGGAAGGAGCACAGCACAGTGGAGGGATTGGAGCAGGGTTATGTCATTTGCGAGGCTGACAAGCGATTCCTGCtactcttctccttcttgaagcgcaacctcaagaagaagataattgtcttcttctctaGCTGCAATTGCGTGAAATACCACGCTGAACTCCTCAACTACATTGACCTTCCAGTGCTGGACCTACAcggaaagcagaagcagcagaagcgaACCAACACTTTCTTTGAGTTCTGTAACGCCAAGCAAGGAGTCTTGATCTGCACAGATGTTGCCGCAAGAGGTCTAGAT ATCCCTGCCGTCGACTGGATCATCCAGTTCGATCCCCCAGACGACACCCGAGACTACATCCACCGAGTCGGACGTACCGCCCGTGGAGCCAATGGCAGGGGCCGCAGTTTGATGTTCCTGCAGCCGTCTGAAGTTGGGTTCCTCAAGTACCTCAAAGAAGCCCGAGTACCAGTCGTGGAGTTCGACTTCCCAGCCAAGAAGATTGTGAACGTCCAATCTCAACTTGAGAAGCTGATCAGCCAAAATTACTATCTCAACAAG TCCGCCAAAGACGGCTACCGCTCCTACCTCCAGGCGTACGCCTCTCACTCCCTGCGCTCCGTTTTCGACGTGCACAAGCTCGATCTCGTGAAAGTGGCGAagagcttcggcttctcgACGCCACCGCGTATTGACATCCAGCTTGGGTCCAGTCTCAGCAGAGATAAgaagcaacagcagcagggaAGACGCAGTTACGGTAGTCAACCGAAGGGCCTGAAGTTCAAGAGGAAGCATGAGGATGATTGA
- a CDS encoding transient receptor potential ion channel family protein (transcript_id=CADANIAT00008610) produces the protein MWSISVFLCFLVALIHTPLVAAERLIESKALTLCQDSSNFTATYFHVRYTPNNNSLLIGFDGVSSISGYVEATIVLDAYGYTAVKQSFNPCDMDLEGLCPMNTGPMNIRDAPITIGDDVASQIPGIAYTVPDLDASVRVYINSTTTHESIACLEASLSNGKTVYQKGVGWATAIIAGLGLTASAITSGLGHSNTAAHVAANALSLFSFYQSQAMIGMTSIHLPPIVASWTQNFQWSMGIIRVGFLQDICTWYQRSTGGTAATLLSELSTISVQPLKKRAFDAASGLVPRTVGALIKRSGAESEKATSETVEVRGIDRVGFIAGIEETNIFLTGFIFFVVFVALVMLLVVAFKGACELLAKHGKMKSDKFLDFRNGWRVVARGILFRLTLIGFPQMCILCLWEFTRNDSPAEIVLAVIMLLSLFAALGWASFKVISLAKRSIALHKNPAYILYSDPTCLNKWGFLYVQYRATAYYFVIPVLGYLLVKGMFIGLSQPAPVVQTVAYVIIEAAMLIAVSVLRPWMDKKTNIYNISIAAVQFLNAIFLLFFSNVFNQPGLVTGVMGVVFFVINAVAALVLLILVLIGSIYAFASKNPDTRYQPMRDDRGSFIKSQTQLTTELDALGATARGDMKTTPYKANPFDDENGSFSSGNGASVSRQNLEPNPTGLPNQAPHSPVDPSLPLFPSDNSSARGPGSSADTIQRSQSPIPRSFTSSPYRTQNNQSPWQRGAGYDH, from the exons ATGTGGTCAATATCGGTTTTCCTCTGTTTCCTGGTCGCCCTCATCCATACACCTCTGGTAGCCGCCGAGAGGCTCATTGAATCCAAGGCCCTCACCTTATGTCAGGATAGCTCGAACTTTACGGCCACCTATTTCCATGTCAGATATACGCCAAATAATAATTCGCTCTTAATCGGCTTCGATGGAGTCTCCTCTATCTCTGGTTATGTCGAGGCCACGATTGTTCTCGATGCCTACGGTTATACCGCTGTGAAACAGTCATTCAACCCCTGCGATATGGACTTGGAAGGTCTGTGTCCCATGAACACCGGTCCCATGAATATCCGCGACGCTCCTATTACTATTGGCGACGATGTAGCATCTCAGATTCCAG GAATCGCGTATACTGttccagatcttgatgcATCTGTCCGTGTGTATATTAATTCCACAACCACTCACGAAAGTATTGCTTGTCTCGAGGCTAGTCTTTCGAACGGTAAAACCGTTTACCAAAAGGGCGTTGGATGGGCTACGGCCATCATTGCCGGCTTGGGCTTGACAGCCTCTGCCATTACCTCCGGACTTGGGCATTCAAACACCGCCGCGCACGTCGCAGCTAatgctctttctctcttctccttctatCAATCGCAAGCGATGATTGGAATGACTTCTATTCACCTGCCGCCAATTGTCGCGTCCTGGACCCAGAATTTTCAATGGAGTATGGGCATTATCCGTGTCGGCTTCCTTCAGGACATTTGTACGTGGTACCAGCGCTCTACAGGAGGCACTGCTGCGACACTCCTTTCGGAACTCTCGACCATCTCCGTTCAACCCCTGAAGAAACGTGCTTTTGATGCTGCATCAGGGTTAGTTCCGAGGACTGTCGGGGCATTGATCAAACGATCTGGTGCGGAAAGCGAGAAAGCCACTTCTGAAACTGTGGAAGTGCGCGGAATCGATCGTGTTGGATTCATTGCTGGTATTGAGGAAACCAACATCTTCTTGACGGGTTTCATTTTCTTCGTCGTTTTCGTGGCTCTAGTGATGCTCCTCGTCGTTGCCTTCAAAGGAGCATGCGAGCTTCTTGCTAAGCatgggaagatgaagagcgaCAAGTTCCTGGACTTCCGTAACGGATGGAGGGTTGTCGCCCGTGGTATCTTGTTCCGTTTGACTTTGATCGGTTTCCCTCAAATGTGCATCCTTTGCTTGTGGGAATTTACTCGCAACGATTCGCCTGCTGAAATAGTCCTCGCTGTGATAATGCTCCTCTCACTTTTCGCTGCGTTGGGTTGGGCTTCATTCAAGGTCATCAGCCTAGCGAAACGGTCGATCGCACTGCACAAGAACCCCGCCTATATCCTTTACTCCGACCCGACTTGCTTGAACAAGTGGGGCTTCCTCTATGTGCAATATCGAGCAACCGCTTACTACTTTGTTATTCCCGTGCTGGGCTATCTCCTCGTCAAGGGCATGTTCATCGGCCTCAGTCAGCCGGCTCCTGTGGTGCAAACCGTCGCCTATGTGATCATTGAAGCGGCTATGTTGATTGCAGTTAGCGTTCTGCGGCCGTGGATGGACAAGAAGACTAATATCTACAATATTTCCATTGCGGCGGTCCAATTTTTGAacgccatcttccttctcttcttttccaaTGTCTTCAATCAACCAGGACTGGTGACCGGAGTTATGGGTGTCGTCTTCTTTGTTATTAATGCAGTTGCTGCGTTGGTTCTGTTGATTTTGGTGCTCATTGGATCTATCTATGCTTTTGCTTCCAAGAACCCCGACACCCGCTATCAGCCCATGAGGGATGACCGTGGCTCCTTCATCAAATCACAGACCCAGCTAACAACTGAACTGGATGCATTGGGTGCCACCGCTCGCGGCGACATGAAGACAACCCCATACAAGGCCAATCCTTTTGATGATGAAAATGGATCATTTTCCAGCGGTAATGGCGCCAGCGTTAGCCGTCAGAATCTTGAGCCGAACCCCACTGGGTTGCCTAACCAGGCCCCTCATTCTCCTGTTGATCCGTCGCTACCATTATTCCCTAGTGACAACTCCAGCGCGCGAGGACCTGGTAGTAGCGCTGATACCATTCAACGGTCACAATCGCCGATTCCTCGAAGCTTTACCTCGTCGCCTTATCGAACACAGAACAACCAAAGCCCGTGGCAAAGAGGGGCAGGTTATGACCATTAA
- a CDS encoding putative U1 snRNP complex component Yhc1 (transcript_id=CADANIAT00008611) — translation MSVRKAHNSGRNHLRNVVEYYQQIGQEKAQSVIDSITSSYAAEGQAVPNPAMVPPGAYPPPFGFPGQFPPPPFGIPPPGPGGAAMPPPPGARNLPFPPPFPPSSGPMGAPPGAGPAGLPTPPNMPPNMATPPGSAPPPGQFPPPPGGFPIPPPNFQGGFPPMPGAPGQGPAGFSPSPGPGLSGPPGGGSGPDAPGGFAPPPGMGPGGFSGPPPALGDKR, via the exons ATGAGCGTGCGCAAGGCGCACAACTCCGGACGAAACCACCTAAGGAACGTTGTGGAATATTATCAAC AAATCGGACAGGAAAAGGCACAATCAGTCATCGATTCCATTACGTCCTCATACGCCGCTGAAGGGCAGGCTGTGCCAAACCCAGCTATGGTTCCCCCGGGTGCTTACCCGCCTCCGTTTGGGTTCCCAG GCCaatttcctcctcccccatTCGGAAttcctcctcctggcccAGGGGGTGCCGCCATGCCACCAC CCCCCGGAGCACGAAACCTCCCCTTCCCTCCACCGTTCCCCCCGTCGTCCGGGCCCATGGGGGCACCTCCAGGAGCAGGCCCGGCTGGTCTCCCAACTCCGCCTAACATGCCTCCCAACATGGCTACTCCCCCCGGCTCCGCGCCTCCACCTGGCCAATTTCCTCCACCGCCAGGCGGCTTTCCCATCCCACCTCCAAACTTCCAGGGCGGATTTCCCCCTATGCCTGGCGCGCCTGGCCAAGGCCCTGCAGGGTTCAGTCCCAGTCCTGGTCCCGGACTTTCTGGACCTCCTGGCGGCGGATCTGGACCAGATGCGCCAGGCGGGTTTGCGCCGCCCCCCGGTATGGGCCCTGGGGGCTTCTCAGGACCGCCGCCGGCTTTGGGGGATAAGCGATGA
- a CDS encoding DUF3602 domain-containing protein (transcript_id=CADANIAT00008612): MPAVNYRVVEPHPSVPHSGRPALHTARGGAGNVINLKNTKTTDSRTATGPASLTRLDSHVPSTFTSGRGGAGNVHRSSERAIFSFDEELEREMRRAAPVYHVGRGGAGNMIHRENENESILSRKFSSTSNTSAKSNISSTSDRAREMARRGLEKGWEKIKGMA, translated from the coding sequence ATGCCGGCAGTTAACTACCGCGTCGTCGAGCCACATCCGTCAGTCCCTCACAGCGGCCGTCCAGCTCTTCACACGGCTCGCGGAGGCGCCGGCAATGTCATCAACCTAAAGAATACCAAGACCACCGACTCACGCACCGCTACGGGCCCGGCTTCTCTGACCCGTCTGGACTCGCACGTACCATCAACATTCACTTCcggccgcggcggcgccGGCAACGTCCACCGCAGCAGTGAGCGCgccatcttcagcttcgatgaggagctggagcgcgAGATGCGCCGCGCTGCGCCGGTATATCATGTTGGCCGCGGCGGCGCAGGGAACATGATCCACCGCGAGAACGAGAATGAGAGTATTCTCAGCCGCAAGTTCTCTTCCACCAGCAATACATCGGCTAAGAGTAATATCTCTTCAACGAGTGACCGTGCGCGGGAAATGGCTCGCCGCGGCCTCGAGAagggctgggagaagatcaagggcaTGGCGTAG
- a CDS encoding actin-related protein ArpA (transcript_id=CADANIAT00008613) encodes MTEATLHNAPIVIDNGSGTIRAGFAGEEIPSCYFPSFVGRPKHPRVMAGGLEGDVFIGQRAQELRGLMKIRYPLEHGIVTDWDDMEKIWHYVYENELKTLPEEHPVLLTEPPLNPRKNRDIAAQIMFETFNVPALYTSIQAVLSLYASGRTTGVVLDSGDGVSHAVPVFEGFAIPNSIRRIDVAGRDVTEQLQLLLRKTGHVLHTSAEKEVVRMIKEKVCYVSLDPKREEKEWMNSYKSESKHADYVLPDGHKIKIGQERFRAPEILFDPELIGLEYPGVHQIVQDAIIRTDLDLRKSLYLNIVLSGGSTLCKNFPDRLMREIKRLAVEDMKIRISAPAERKYTTWIGGGILAGLSTFRKMWVSADEWHEDPEIIHRKFA; translated from the exons ATGACCGAGGCTACTCTTCACAACGCCCCTATCGTCATCGACAATGGCAGCGGTACGATCCGTGCCGGGTTCGCTGGTGAAGAAATCCCCTCATGCTACTTCCCGTCATTTGTCGGTCGGCCAAAACATCCCCGGGTCATGGCCGGCGGTCTAGAAGGGGACGTCTTTATCGGACAACGAGCCCAGGAATTGCGCGGCCTGATGAAAATCCGCTATCCGCTGGAGCACGGGATAGTGACGGACTGGGACGACATGGAGAAAATCTGGCACTACGTGTACGAGAACGAGCTCAAAACGCTGCCGGAAGAGCACCCCGTCCTCCTCACCGAACCGCCGCTCAATCCGCGCAAGAACCGCGATATAGCTGCCCAGATCATGTTCGAGACTTTCAACGTTCCTGCTCTCTATACCTCTATTCAGGCTGTGCTGTCTCTTTATGCTTCCGGGCGGACGACCGGTGTTGTTTTGGATTCAGGGGATGGAGTCTCACATGCGGTTCCGGTGTTTGAGGGCTTCGCAATCCCTAATAGTATTCGAAGGATAGATGTTGCTGGGAGAGATGTAACAGAACAGTTACAACTGCTGCTTCGGAAGACCGGGCATGTGCTCCATACCAGTGCTGAAAAGGAGGTGGTACGGATGATCAAGGAGAAAGTCTGCTACGTTTCTCTGGATCCTAAgcgggaggagaaggaatggaTGAATAGCTACAAGTCGGAATCAAAGCACGCGGACTATGTCCTGCCGGATGGGCATAAGATCAAA ATCGGCCAGGAACGTTTCCGTGCTCCTGAGATCCTCTTTGACCCCGAGCTCATTGGCCTCGAATATCCTGGTGTGCACCAGATCGTTCAAGACGCCATTATCCGTACGGATCTCGACTTGCGCAAGTCGCTTTACCTCAACATTGTCCTCTCCGGAGGATCAACGCTCTGCAAGAATTTTCCAGACCGCTTGATGCGCGAGATCAAGCGGTTGGCTGTGGAAGACATGAAGATTCGTATCTCTGCACCTGCTGAGCGAAAGTACACGACCTGGATTGGCGGAGGTATTCTTGCTGGACTGAGCACGTTCCGAAAG ATGTGGGTTAGCGCAGACGAGTGGCATGAGGACCCTGAGATTATTCATCGGAAGTTTGCTTAA
- a CDS encoding uncharacterized protein (transcript_id=CADANIAT00008615) has translation MCFSMSSSLRPQFFCTRPNGTLTPLIAVDELPAHITIHGAPRVLSPNETQGMTSLGAVSTRGQFYSVEGAAPANGKNQPGSNDLQSHLLRLLNDENIPAAQRNALGALLQQSLPQSWQVTNPPTNGWLISNNGSNSGAGNSQQVGCLYKHEMPHDRAMLEKLGLRDIPRWYRDKYNIPSLLPNGHGHPRSNPANGNEMSLRSIQYTPQMGAYGAGEHSDINESVKQDAPAYTPQQHQHGVLLPGTPFSPLASPTGPFTPRQAPRSSSGHLNAGNRKFDPLPFDHAAFIPNNNPPYRPSNEASYEALGKYQHENVVQNFPSLTLNPITTNTDYLPATFDSPVSSGGFKHSLRSRRLYQGTHDVEPSSSQDLIEANTLHAYHNQATASSNGASPTSKTTGSAVASPVADIGRRSTNSNPPTRGPSPSASSPGASPGVFRGRGRNNRGQAKAFGTIGTKRSNGKQSVESS, from the exons ATGTGCTTCAGCATGTCTTCCTCACTGCGTCCTCAGTTCTTCTGTACTCGCCCAAATGGCACTCTTACTCCCCTCATCGCAGTTGACGAACTTCCAGCCCATATCACCATCCACGGCGCTCCCCGTGTATTGTCTCCGAACGAAACTCAGGGAATGACAAGTTTGGGTGCTGTGAGCACGCGCGGCCAGTTCTATTCTGTTGAAGGCGCTGCGCCTGCGAACGGCAAGAACCAACCTGGAAGCAATGACTTGCAGTCTCACCTTCTAAGGCTCCTCAACGACGAGAATATACCAGCAGCCCAGCGCAATGCACTCGGTGCTTTGCTCCAGCAGAGCCTTCCTCAGAGCTGGCAGGTGACGAATCCTCCAACTAACGGGTGGCTGATCTCCAACAATGGCAGTAATAGTGGTGCTGGAAACAGCCAACAGGTAG GATGTCTTTACAAGCACGAGATGCCCCATGATCGCGCTATGTTGGAGAAACTCGGCCTACGTGACATCCCCCGCTGGTATCGTGACAAATACAACATCCCAAGTCTTCTGCCAAATGGACATGGCCATCCACGATCCAATCCTGCAAATGGAAATGAAATGTCTCTTCGATCGATTCAGTATACTCCCCAAATGGGAGCCTATGGAGCAGGAGAGCATTCTGATATCAACGAAAGTGTCAAGCAGGATGCTCCAGCTTATACtccccagcagcaccagcatgGGGTTTTGCTTCCAGGAACTCCTTTTAGCCCTCTAGCTTCTCCCACCGGTCCGTTTACTCCCAGGCAGGCACCAAGGAGCTCATCTGGTCACCTTAACGCTGGCAACAGGAAGTTTGACCCGCTCCCCTTTGACCACGCGGCCTTCATACCAAACAACAATCCGCCCTATCGCCCGTCGAACGAGGCCAGCTATGAAGCATTAGGGAAGTACCAGCACGAGAACGTCGTTCAGAATTTCCCTAGTCTCACATTGAACCCCATTACCACGAACACAGATTACCTCCCGGCTACCTTCGATTCTCCCGTAAGCTCGGGCGGCTTCAAGCATTCGTTGCGGTCACGCCGATTGTACCAAGGAACTCACGACGTCGAACCATCCAGTAGCCAAGACCTCATTGAAGCTAACACCTTGCATGCATACCATAATCAGGCCACGGCATCGTCTAATGGGGCCTCGCCCACCTCTAAGACCACCGGCTCCGCGGTTGCCAGCCCGGTGGCGGACATTGGTCGCAGAAGTACTAACTCTAACCCGCCCACTCGTGGCCCATCTCCAAGCGCTTCATCCCCTGGCGCTAGCCCTGGGGTATTCCGCGGCCGGGGAAGGAATAACAGAGGTCAAGCCAAGGCTTTCGGTACGATTGGCACGAAGAGATCCAATGGCAAACAATCGGTTGAGTCCTCTTGA